CATCAAGATGGCACTGAATAGACTCCAGTAGCGAGCAAATTTGTTTTACAAATTTCTGCTTCATAGGCTCCTCAATAATTGCACCAACTTCAGACTGAAGAATCTCCATGCGAAACAAAATTTGCAATTCGTATCTTCATCATGTTAAGGAAATTTGCTGAGCTTAGAGCCAATTGTTCACTATACAAAAGCAAAAGAAGAACCATTGCAAGCATAGAATCAAGAAAAGAGAACTTATTGTTATAAGTGAAATAAAGATATAGTGCATCTCATGAATATGCAGGGTGACAAAAAGGATACTCTCTAACTACATTAGCTGAAGCAGATTCAGTAGACCTTGAATCTGATGCCTGAGAGGATTGATCCCTCCTTTTATGCACAGCAGCTAAGTCCTTTGGCTCTCTCAATAAAAGTTCGATTAGTTGAACAGCAGCTTTGCTAGCACAAGCATCACTAGTTTGCACCAGAGAGGTTTGACTTTCTGAAATGCCTTCAATTTCATGCTTTTGACATAACCAATAAATAGATGAGCGCATGAGCCGTTCTGCAAAAGCTCCTAATTCTACTTCTCCAGATTCTAGCCCTTGCTTAATTTTATTAGGAAGACTATCCaagaaattttctaaagttCGTGAACAAAAATCATTACCAGCATCATCTAAAACTCTCAAGCAACCTTCTCCAGCTGATGCAGAATAAGATGCCAGTTGTTCAATATCTTGAGGCAACTCGATTGGTCTATGATTGATTTCTTCTTTAGCATCCTGATCTGGCTTGGCACTCTCTTGTATCTTAAAGCTCACATGACCACGTTTTTGAACCTGCTTCATCCAGCATTTCAGAAATTTTAACTTCTTCAATTTACAGGCCCTAGAAAAGTAACATGCTTCTAAATCTATCTCTAAATGTTCGACTGCTGCTTGGCAGAAGGCACTCCAGGTGAGGTCATGAGGCAAGGGTGACTTTATTTTGTTCTTCCTTTTTCCAGCAAACTTGTGGGAAGGTGAGGACTGAGATTGAGAATCTGAAAATACAAGAGCATGTTTTGAATCAACATGGAGCCTCAAATTTTCATCATCTCTTTTTGCAGCAGCTGAATCAACCTTACTAGAATCGAAAAACTTGTTAGGGCAGAACCCATCACCGGTTATACAAATCATAGCTGAAAAAACAGTGAATGGCTTCAGGATTCCTGTATGCAAATCGGAATCGCCATCCGAAAGAGATACCAATGCCCAGTAACCTTCCCTATGAAGAAAACTCAAGAAGATTAGCCAAATCCCAACAGGTTTTCTCGCCAATGGTTCACCCATATCCCTTGCAAGTATTTGAAGAACTCTATCAGCATAAAACTCACCTGAATCATCTTTCTTATCTTCCCCAGATTTTCCCAAGGATTTACAAACAATGATCGGATTCAAGAAGCTTCCCTCAAATTTCTCACAGTCATCATACCTCCTCAGCGCCCTAACACGTACTTTGGTTACTCCACCCAAATACTGATCCAAAAAGGAGCTATTCTTCTGGTTATCAGCTCTCGTTTGTTGATTGCTGGTACACATTTTGAAATTGACAAACTCAAGCTCACAGCACTTACATTCTAACGGTTTCCCAGTGGCATCTAATATCTCAAGACTTAAATGGGCGTTTCTCTTTCTACCAGAATCATCATTAAACTCAAAGGTAGGAGAAGTGTTCGACGAGACTGCAATGTTGGGATAAATCAAACCAAAAGGAACAATTGCAGAACCTAAAACAATAGAATCCGAAGAACAAAATCCCCAACCTAAACTCCTAATCCCATTCCCCAAACACTTAAACCCCAAATTCTCTAAATCACCATTTTCCCAAGGCTGAAACTTTAAATCAACCCAGCAACAATGAATATCCCTACTAACAAGCGCATCATTGACACTCCCGAAAACCCCAGAAAACTGCTTAACAAAAGAACCCAAATCATTCAAACATTCATGATCCACTTTCACGTCAAAGAATTCACGTACCCAATTCAGGTCCCTATGAACTGGAGATaacaaaattaccaaattagacCTAATCAAAACGGAGTTACCAGAGTTGGACGTCGTACCGACGACTGGATCGGGGATTAGTGGGTCCCAGGCGTATTCATGCACGAGCTGGCGCAATGAGGCGGCGAGATTTAAAGCCCGAGAAGGGTACAAAGGGAAGGAGGCTTTGTTAATTATGGTGGGGAGAGAAGTGAGGAAATGAGTGAGGGAGTGGAGGGTGGAATCTGAGTGATTGAAAGAGAGAGAAGAGGAAGGAAATGGGAGTTTGGAGGAGGAAAGGAGAGGggaaagagaggaaaagaagGGCTTGAAAGAGAAGAGAGAAGAGGATAAAGGAGGGAAGGAGAGGAGTGTTTTGGAGGAAGAAATGAGGGTTTTGAGATAGGGATTTGGGTCTTGGAGATGGAGAAGTGGATTTAAGTCTATTAGGAGAACAATGCGTTGGGTTTTGCTGTAGTTTGGGAATGGGTCTATGGCTTCAGCCGCCATTGATGAAGAATGAAGAAACTGCAAAGCTTTTATTTAGTTGAAAATAAATAGACACAAATCAAGCCACAGTTTGATTGCACAGACAATGGAGAAAGGTAGAGAAAAGGGtaagaaaatgtataaaaataaaagaattgaagttagaagaagaagagatCAAAGGAACAAATACACTTTGAACGACTTCGTTTTAGGCTTTACCTTTCGTATTTGTTGGCGCGAAGTGGGAAGTGGCggcaaaacacaaaaaagtATAAGTGAAACTCCAATTTAAttactcaacttcaaaaaaatataaaatattattaagctatttaaaacttttcatttaagttattaaattatgttagagtttttatttaaattaatgcactgttaaatttaattttttaagaaagttCATCTAACAAGCTCCAAACAACAATTCGATGATCGGAATGGATTAGTAATAATCAACGAGTAGAAGAATATaccttaaattcaaattaatctagCAGTTAGTGTTGgagatcaaagaagaaaattgtttaGATTTTGATTCGTAAATTAgtgatattcaaaattatttcgtgaaaaaaaattaaactgtaGAAAAGAAGAGGAATGAGAGCTTTTAATTGGTGCAAATAGTGCAAACAAAGAATCCATatacaacaacgattttaataacctaatgacttaaatgaaaattttcaaatagtttaatgGTCATTTAGTAACCTTTTGAAGTAGAGCAATTAAaacgtaaatttattaataatttaataacattgggtatagtttaattaaaaaagataaaaagttaaaatatctTATAAATTCTGTACTTTTGtacatttagaatttaatctccGTACTtatatttcaagaatttagcTCATGTACTCtccatatttcaaaatttagacccaattattaacattgttaaaattctttAGTTAAATTCTTGgtgagaaattttaaaataaaaaatactcttATTAGCCTAgccatataacaaaaaaatagcatagtaataaacatgaatttaacatgagaattttaatgatattaacaattaaacttgcattttaaattcgaaaaataaagaaatcaaactccttgaaataaaagtaggaagactaaatttcaaatatgcgaaaagtataaataattattatatcacATTTATCTTTCCCAAtgaatataaacaatttattatttcaaataaactaatttatattaaaaaatgaaggacttatataaatacaaattaaaggttttaatatttaaaagaaaatgatgagcattttttattaatttaataaaaaaaagaataaaatggtTAATCTAATAATCTATTAAATATGCTAGgtatttgtatttttctatttttgaaattagttATTCTTACACAACTAAAAATTATTGACGagtatatacaaatatattaaaataatttttgaaattgatgaTGGCCATTTGAGAGACCGGAAAATGAAGGCCACTGTCATAACCAATGTAACAACATGACACAGTTGCTCGGACTCCAATCCTACAGAACAATGGTATTGAGAAGCACTAAGTCCATACACACAACATGGTAATACTTTCTTTCGCTACAAGCATCCTAGAATGACCATATGTATAATCTGTTTCAAagcagaaagaaaaagaaaaaagcaaaataTTGGTATCACATTATAATTCCCAGTTTTTCTTCATATAAAAACTATACTGTATCTAGTTTATATCATCCTCATGATGAGCTGTTCAGGAAATGTGCCAATGCTTTGTCAGTATCATTGTCACACACGAGCAAAGCATCAGCGACGTTGTTTGCTGAGAATCCCATTTCTCGCAGTAGGTTGTAACCATTGACAAATTCCCGAACCTAAAGAACCAAAGACGAAAAATAAATAACCAGCAAAATACATTGTTTAATCAACTTACTGTCATGTTCTTAACTAAATAATTGGAAGGAATTCTAGcatgcaattaaaccaaaattactGTAATGTTCTGCGTCTGCTAATCAAGAAAATGCAGGTAGAGAAAAGAGCCTCAATCGTAAGCATAAAACATTCGGTGCATCATAACATGCTATACTTGTAGACATTAAGGTTGTGGTggcaatcaaaatccaaactacattttcatattattacaTCACAAGCAAGGAGTGCTTAACTAAATAACTGGAAGGAATTCTAGcatgcaattaaaccaaaattactGTAATGTTTGGCGTCTGCTAATCAAGATAATGCAGGAAGAGAAGAGTCTTGATCTCAAGCACACGGATTATAACATGCTATACTAGAAGACATTAAGGTGTTTTCATATTATTACATCACAAAAAAGGAGTGCTTCACTAAATAACTGGAAGGAATTCTAGCATGCAAACGCAACTAACCAGAATTACTCTCTTGTTCTGTGCCTGCTAATCAAGGAAAAGCGGGTAGACAGGAGGCTTTGGTCTCAAGcataaaacataagtaaaacCATAGCATGCTATATTAGAAGAATGAAATCAAATCCTACTTACATTTACGGAAAATTACATCACAAGAAAGAAATGCTTCAACAAAGCTCTATGTTAGGACAATAATTAATCCATACACAATGTTTACAAGTACAATCATCAGGTTCAGGTGCTATAACTCTTCGGATGAATAGTTAA
The window above is part of the Gossypium raimondii isolate GPD5lz chromosome 9, ASM2569854v1, whole genome shotgun sequence genome. Proteins encoded here:
- the LOC105800137 gene encoding uncharacterized protein LOC105800137, with translation MAAEAIDPFPNYSKTQRIVLLIDLNPLLHLQDPNPYLKTLISSSKTLLSFPPLSSSLFSFKPFFSSLSPLLSSSKLPFPSSSLSFNHSDSTLHSLTHFLTSLPTIINKASFPLYPSRALNLAASLRQLVHEYAWDPLIPDPVVGTTSNSGNSVLIRSNLVILLSPVHRDLNWVREFFDVKVDHECLNDLGSFVKQFSGVFGSVNDALVSRDIHCCWVDLKFQPWENGDLENLGFKCLGNGIRSLGWGFCSSDSIVLGSAIVPFGLIYPNIAVSSNTSPTFEFNDDSGRKRNAHLSLEILDATGKPLECKCCELEFVNFKMCTSNQQTRADNQKNSSFLDQYLGGVTKVRVRALRRYDDCEKFEGSFLNPIIVCKSLGKSGEDKKDDSGEFYADRVLQILARDMGEPLARKPVGIWLIFLSFLHREGYWALVSLSDGDSDLHTGILKPFTVFSAMICITGDGFCPNKFFDSSKVDSAAAKRDDENLRLHVDSKHALVFSDSQSQSSPSHKFAGKRKNKIKSPLPHDLTWSAFCQAAVEHLEIDLEACYFSRACKLKKLKFLKCWMKQVQKRGHVSFKIQESAKPDQDAKEEINHRPIELPQDIEQLASYSASAGEGCLRVLDDAGNDFCSRTLENFLDSLPNKIKQGLESGEVELGAFAERLMRSSIYWLCQKHEIEGISESQTSLVQTSDACASKAAVQLIELLLREPKDLAAVHKRRDQSSQASDSRSTESASANVVREYELQILFRMEILQSEVGAIIEEPMKQKFVKQICSLLESIQCHLDGGFFGDWRLDKYVEKIIKSRYYLSLGDVVDRIYRKMDLLLFDDEDELLNHLLNSEDSNRSWKEKPEEDVHSRNHEPVSIEEESPQLQKYDNKRILQVMRTEEHELKLIQAQEMRERARRFSSFTSWMPDLQRVWAPKQPKAMKSKSDNLRKLSKRKSRSKASYDMVCETPMTEKKRSSTCRTTTDDKDDCGDCRAHPHGPVSKALFQDDM